In a single window of the Terriglobus roseus genome:
- the lpdA gene encoding dihydrolipoyl dehydrogenase, translated as MADTIFDVAVVGGGPAGYSCAFRAAQYGLKVALVEISDKLGGTCLHVGCVPTKAMLHSADIFDHANEATMYGIDGIGGGTVNWPQVLNRKNDIINKHVGGLNYLVKKNKVTLVRGTGKLTGPAKNGVHTLDVAGVDGKTSQVQAKKIVLATGSDARMIPGYKAGEKILTNIEILSLDKMPKSLIVIGSGAVGVEFANVFNSFKAKVTIIEMADRMVPAEDADISKEFLRQYKKKGIDCHLSAKMDKIEETKDGVKVHFKTSDGKDNILEADKVLIAIGRAPRTAGLNLESTKVELDRTSIKVDEYQQTAEPGIYAVGDIVAGLPLLAHSGSMCGAIAAAHIAGKYAKPIQRNLIPGCTYCEPQIGSVGLTEAMAREKGLKIKVGKFPLAGNSKATILNAHDGFVKVIADEQYGEILGVHIIGPQATELISAAVVAMQGEMTVEEMMYTVHAHPTLSESLLDGYSAVYGMALNA; from the coding sequence GTGGCAGATACGATCTTTGATGTGGCCGTCGTCGGCGGCGGCCCGGCCGGTTATTCCTGCGCCTTCCGCGCAGCACAGTATGGGCTGAAAGTAGCCCTGGTTGAGATCAGCGACAAGCTGGGTGGCACCTGTCTGCACGTGGGCTGCGTGCCCACGAAGGCGATGCTGCACTCCGCCGATATCTTCGACCACGCGAATGAAGCGACGATGTACGGTATCGACGGCATCGGTGGCGGCACCGTCAACTGGCCCCAGGTATTGAACCGCAAGAACGACATCATCAACAAGCACGTGGGCGGCCTGAACTACCTGGTCAAGAAGAACAAGGTGACCCTGGTCCGCGGTACCGGCAAGCTCACTGGCCCTGCAAAGAACGGCGTTCACACGCTGGACGTCGCCGGCGTCGACGGCAAGACATCGCAGGTGCAGGCGAAGAAGATCGTCCTTGCAACCGGCAGCGATGCCCGCATGATCCCGGGCTACAAGGCCGGCGAGAAGATCCTGACCAACATCGAGATCCTGTCCCTCGACAAGATGCCGAAATCCCTCATCGTCATCGGTTCTGGTGCGGTTGGTGTCGAGTTTGCGAATGTCTTCAACAGCTTCAAGGCAAAGGTCACCATCATCGAGATGGCAGACCGCATGGTGCCTGCGGAAGATGCGGACATCTCCAAGGAGTTCCTGCGCCAGTACAAGAAGAAGGGCATCGACTGCCACCTCTCCGCGAAGATGGACAAGATCGAGGAGACCAAGGACGGCGTGAAGGTCCACTTCAAGACCAGCGACGGCAAGGACAACATCCTGGAAGCGGACAAGGTGCTCATTGCCATCGGCCGCGCACCGCGTACCGCCGGCCTGAATCTGGAGTCGACGAAGGTCGAGCTGGACCGCACCTCCATCAAGGTGGACGAGTACCAGCAGACCGCAGAGCCGGGCATATACGCCGTCGGAGACATCGTTGCGGGCCTGCCCCTGCTGGCACACAGCGGTTCCATGTGCGGCGCCATTGCAGCAGCCCACATCGCCGGTAAGTACGCCAAGCCGATTCAACGCAACCTGATTCCGGGCTGTACCTACTGCGAGCCGCAGATCGGCTCCGTCGGTCTGACAGAAGCCATGGCGCGCGAAAAGGGCCTGAAGATCAAGGTGGGCAAGTTCCCACTGGCCGGCAACAGCAAGGCGACGATCCTGAACGCGCATGACGGCTTCGTAAAGGTCATCGCGGACGAGCAGTACGGCGAGATCCTAGGCGTCCACATCATCGGACCGCAGGCAACGGAGCTGATCTCCGCCGCCGTTGTCGCCATGCAGGGCGAGATGACCGTGGAAGAGATGATGTACACCGTCCACGCCCATCCCACACTGTCGGAAAGCCTGCTCGACGGCTACTCCGCGGTCTACGGCATGGCACTGAACGCATAG
- a CDS encoding DUF1684 domain-containing protein, whose amino-acid sequence MGSSSNRGIRVIAYLLLSAGLWSGLGCNRVHVPPYSEAEELKFRADERKDLSGPRGDLAQLRNQVIEGTTSVGNGPERVKLEHWPGQPMELAVNGKDIVVTKVSGDALLDGRPMTDGEVIPPAEKGQQHWITNGPISIRMTKHKQERWLQVLDAKSEPLQTLHALNFYPPSPRYRVAAEWVPLAGGYGLTYHRTNGGSDLAETAPGYVEFLLDGKRYRLYATLEEGMLYIVFRDQTSKTETYPSARFLEILFDSRAFDPSHPFDPSKRTKMALDFNQAVNPACAYNPNTHCPIAPPENRLPIAIPAGEKRYHPVD is encoded by the coding sequence ATGGGCTCCTCATCCAATCGCGGCATTCGTGTCATTGCCTACCTGCTCTTGAGTGCCGGATTATGGTCGGGCCTTGGCTGCAACCGGGTACACGTCCCGCCGTATAGCGAAGCTGAGGAGTTGAAGTTTCGTGCGGACGAGAGGAAGGACCTTTCGGGGCCACGCGGGGATCTCGCGCAGCTTCGCAACCAGGTCATCGAGGGCACGACGAGCGTCGGCAACGGTCCTGAGCGCGTCAAGCTGGAGCACTGGCCGGGCCAGCCGATGGAGCTTGCGGTCAATGGGAAGGACATCGTCGTCACAAAAGTCAGCGGCGATGCGCTGCTCGACGGACGGCCGATGACGGATGGCGAAGTGATCCCGCCGGCCGAGAAGGGGCAGCAGCACTGGATCACTAATGGCCCTATCAGCATCCGCATGACGAAACACAAGCAGGAGCGCTGGCTGCAGGTGTTGGATGCGAAGTCCGAGCCGCTTCAGACGCTGCATGCGTTGAATTTCTATCCGCCGTCGCCGCGCTATCGCGTCGCAGCGGAGTGGGTGCCGCTTGCCGGTGGCTATGGCCTGACGTATCACCGTACGAACGGCGGCAGCGACCTGGCGGAGACGGCACCGGGCTATGTGGAGTTCTTGCTCGATGGCAAGCGCTATCGGCTGTACGCCACGTTGGAAGAGGGAATGCTTTACATCGTCTTCCGCGACCAGACGTCAAAGACCGAGACGTATCCGTCCGCACGGTTCCTGGAAATACTGTTCGACTCGCGTGCCTTCGATCCGTCGCATCCATTCGACCCCTCGAAGCGGACGAAGATGGCGCTGGATTTCAACCAGGCGGTGAACCCCGCCTGCGCCTATAACCCGAACACGCACTGTCCCATCGCACCGCCGGAGAACCGCCTGCCGATCGCGATCCCTGCGGGGGAAAAGCGGTATCACCCGGTGGACTAG
- the lipB gene encoding lipoyl(octanoyl) transferase LipB, which produces MFFHLLQLGRVSYTEGLRVQAELIAARKAGIIADTLVLLEHPPVLTLGRNARRDNILATDEFLASKGVEIHEVNRGGDVTYHGPGQLVGYPIVDLRGDLPGKKGPHLGPVDFVRLMEEAIIRTCRNFGVQAQRICGRTGVWTLAGGSVLEKKVAAIGVHVSQGVTSHGFALNVTTDLRDFDWIVPCGITDRAATSLELEVDDPPVLAPTMENARNSIARNFGTVFERQMLHAESLDAILHPAILDATVR; this is translated from the coding sequence ATGTTCTTCCATCTTCTCCAACTCGGCCGCGTCTCTTACACCGAAGGTCTGCGCGTCCAGGCAGAACTGATCGCCGCGCGCAAGGCAGGCATCATTGCGGACACGCTCGTACTGCTGGAGCACCCGCCCGTCCTCACGCTCGGTCGCAATGCGCGGCGCGACAATATCCTCGCTACCGATGAGTTCCTGGCGAGCAAGGGCGTCGAAATCCACGAGGTGAACCGCGGCGGCGACGTGACGTATCACGGCCCCGGCCAGCTCGTTGGCTACCCGATCGTCGATCTGCGGGGAGATCTGCCCGGCAAGAAGGGGCCGCACCTGGGCCCGGTCGACTTCGTCCGGCTGATGGAAGAGGCGATCATCCGTACGTGCCGCAACTTCGGTGTGCAGGCGCAACGCATTTGCGGTCGCACTGGCGTCTGGACGCTCGCGGGCGGCTCCGTGCTGGAGAAGAAGGTCGCTGCCATCGGCGTGCATGTCTCGCAGGGCGTCACCTCGCACGGCTTCGCTCTGAACGTGACGACCGACCTGCGCGACTTCGACTGGATCGTACCGTGCGGCATCACCGACCGCGCCGCGACGTCGCTGGAACTGGAAGTCGACGACCCGCCTGTGCTGGCGCCCACCATGGAGAACGCGCGGAACAGCATCGCCCGGAACTTCGGCACCGTCTTCGAGCGGCAGATGCTCCACGCGGAATCACTGGATGCAATCCTTCATCCGGCGATACTCGATGCGACTGTGCGATAA
- a CDS encoding 2-oxo acid dehydrogenase subunit E2, with the protein MATEVVMPQMGESITEGTLTKWLKQVGDTVARDEPLFEISTDKVDAEIPSPAAGVLTEIKVQEGATVSINAVVAVLGGEAGGSAAAPAAAAAPAAEAPKVEAAPAPAAAATPAASSTDVPMPQMGESITEGTITKWLKKVGDTVQRDEPLFEISTDKVDAEIPSPATGVLTEIKAAEGTTVSINTIVAVIGGTAAGSSPTPGAPAAAAPAAGAPAAAPTASGGAATEVLMPQMGESITEGTITKWLKKVGDTVQRDEPIFEISTDKVDAEIPSPVAGTLTEIKAAEGTTVAINTVVAMIGGAAGSTGASAPAAAPAASAPAAAAPAATTGETPRSSPLVRKMASDNGIDLAAAGISGSGSAGRITKNDMIGYIQGGAKPAAEAPIAAAAPAPAAAPAAAPAKAAAPAAPAPVLGELVPMTKMRAIIAKRMVESKATSPHVHSTFRIDMTRIVKLREKEKNKYEQRNGVKLTFMPFITRATIEALRKHPVVNAAVKGDAIQYNKNINIGIAVSLDWGLIVPVIKQTEEKNFLGVARGIVDIANRARNKKLAPDDTAGGTFTITNAGIFGGVFGTPIINQPQSAILSIGGLTKEALVIPDSDGNDVIAIRSVQWFTLGYDHRIIDGSDAGKFMSDFKNILENWTEDIG; encoded by the coding sequence ATGGCAACCGAAGTCGTCATGCCCCAGATGGGCGAATCCATCACCGAAGGCACCCTTACCAAGTGGTTGAAGCAGGTCGGCGACACCGTTGCGCGCGACGAGCCTTTGTTTGAAATCTCCACCGATAAGGTCGACGCGGAGATTCCGTCGCCCGCCGCCGGCGTCCTGACCGAGATCAAGGTTCAGGAAGGCGCGACCGTCTCCATCAATGCCGTCGTTGCCGTCCTGGGTGGCGAGGCTGGTGGTTCCGCCGCGGCTCCTGCCGCTGCTGCCGCACCCGCCGCGGAGGCTCCCAAGGTTGAGGCAGCACCGGCTCCGGCTGCCGCTGCTACTCCAGCCGCAAGCTCGACCGACGTGCCAATGCCGCAGATGGGCGAGTCCATCACGGAAGGCACCATCACCAAGTGGCTGAAGAAGGTGGGCGATACCGTCCAGCGCGACGAGCCCCTCTTCGAGATCTCCACCGACAAGGTCGACGCAGAGATTCCCTCGCCGGCGACCGGCGTACTCACCGAGATCAAGGCCGCGGAGGGCACCACCGTCAGCATCAACACCATCGTCGCTGTCATCGGCGGTACCGCAGCCGGATCGTCGCCCACACCGGGCGCACCCGCCGCTGCTGCACCCGCTGCCGGCGCTCCTGCTGCGGCTCCCACTGCGTCTGGCGGAGCAGCTACCGAAGTGCTGATGCCGCAGATGGGCGAGTCCATCACGGAAGGCACCATCACCAAGTGGCTGAAGAAGGTTGGCGACACCGTCCAGCGTGACGAGCCCATCTTCGAAATCTCCACCGACAAGGTCGACGCGGAGATTCCGTCGCCCGTCGCCGGCACACTCACCGAGATCAAGGCCGCGGAAGGCACCACCGTTGCCATCAATACTGTTGTTGCAATGATTGGCGGCGCTGCTGGCTCGACCGGTGCATCCGCTCCGGCTGCTGCTCCCGCTGCTTCGGCACCTGCCGCTGCTGCTCCTGCCGCAACTACCGGTGAAACCCCACGCTCCTCGCCGCTTGTCCGCAAGATGGCCAGCGATAACGGCATCGACCTCGCCGCAGCCGGTATCTCCGGCTCCGGTTCGGCTGGCCGCATCACCAAGAACGACATGATCGGCTACATCCAGGGTGGCGCCAAGCCTGCCGCTGAGGCTCCGATCGCAGCAGCCGCTCCCGCTCCTGCGGCGGCACCCGCCGCTGCACCGGCCAAGGCTGCGGCTCCGGCTGCACCCGCTCCGGTACTGGGCGAGCTGGTTCCCATGACCAAGATGCGCGCAATCATCGCGAAGCGCATGGTGGAATCGAAGGCGACCTCGCCGCACGTTCACTCCACCTTCCGCATCGACATGACCCGCATCGTGAAGCTGCGCGAGAAGGAAAAGAACAAGTACGAGCAGCGCAACGGCGTGAAGCTCACCTTCATGCCCTTCATCACCCGCGCGACGATCGAGGCACTGCGCAAGCACCCCGTCGTCAATGCCGCCGTCAAGGGCGATGCCATCCAGTACAACAAGAACATCAACATCGGCATTGCCGTCTCGCTCGACTGGGGCCTGATCGTCCCCGTGATCAAGCAGACCGAGGAGAAGAACTTCCTCGGCGTGGCACGCGGCATCGTCGACATCGCCAACCGCGCACGCAACAAGAAGCTCGCTCCGGACGACACCGCCGGTGGCACCTTCACCATCACCAACGCGGGTATCTTCGGCGGCGTCTTCGGCACGCCCATCATCAACCAGCCGCAGTCGGCCATCCTCAGCATCGGCGGCCTGACCAAGGAAGCCCTGGTCATCCCGGACTCGGACGGCAACGACGTCATCGCCATTCGCTCGGTACAGTGGTTCACCCTCGGCTACGATCACCGCATCATCGACGGTTCCGACGCAGGCAAGTTCATGAGCGACTTCAAGAACATCCTGGAAAACTGGACCGAAGACATCGGCTAA